A single genomic interval of Meles meles chromosome 9, mMelMel3.1 paternal haplotype, whole genome shotgun sequence harbors:
- the CXCR4 gene encoding C-X-C chemokine receptor type 4, translating into MDGFRIYPSDNYTEDDLGSGDYDSMKEPCFREENAHFNRIFLPTVYSIIFLTGIVGNGLVILVMGYQKKLRSMTDKYRLHLSVADLLFVLTLPFWAVDAVANWYFGKFLCKAVHVIYTVNLYSSVLILAFISLDRYLAIVHATNSQRPRKLLAEKVVYVGVWIPALLLTIPDFIFANVREADGRYICDRFYPSDSWLVVFQFQHIMVGLILPGIIILSCYCIIISKLSHSKGYQKRKALKTTVILILAFFACWLPYYIGISIDSFILLEIIKQGCEFESTVHKWISITEALAFFHCCLNPILYAFLGAKFKTSAQHALTSVSRGSSLKILSKGKRGGHSSVSTESESSSFHSS; encoded by the exons ATGGACGGGTTCCGT ATATACCCTTCAGATAACTACACAGAAGATGACTTGGGCTCAGGCGACTATGACTCCATGAAGGAACCCTGCTTCCGGGAGGAAAATGCCCATTTCAACCGTATCTTTCTGCCCACAGTCTACTCCATCATCTTCTTGACTGGCATAGTGGGCAATGGATTGGTCATCCTGGTCATGGGTTACCAGAAGAAACTGAGAAGCATGACAGACAAGTACAGACTGCACCTGTCTGTGGCAGACCTCCTCTTTGTCCTCACACTTCCCTTCTGGGCAGTTGATGCTGTGGCGAATTGGTACTTCGGAAAGTTCCTGTGCAAGGCAGTCCATGTCATCTATACAGTCAATCTCTATAGCAGTGTCCTCATCCTGGCCTTCATCAGTCTGGACAGGTACTTGGCTATTGTCCATGCCACCAACAGTCAGAGGCCAAGGAAGCTGTTGGCTGAAAAGGTGGTCTATGTGGGGGTCTGGATACCTGCTCTCCTGTTGACCATTCCCGATTTCATCTTTGCCAACGTCAGGGAGGCAGATGGGAGGTATATCTGTGACCGCTTCTATCCCAGCGACTCGTGGTTGGTGGTATTCCAGTTTCAACACATCATGGTTGGCCTTATTCTACCGGGCATCATCATCCTGTCCTGCTACTGCATCATCATCTCCAAGCTGTCCCACTCGAAGGGCTACCAGAAGCGCAAGGCCCTCAAGACCACAGTTATCCTCATCTTGGCTTTCTTTGCCTGCTGGCTGCCCTACTACATTGGGATCAGCATTGATTCCTTCATCCTCCTGGAAATCATCAAGCAAGGATGTGAATTTGAGAGCACTGTGCACAAGTGGATTTCCATCACTGAGGCCCTAGCCTTTTTCCACTGTTGCCTGAACCCCATCCTCTACGCCTTCCTTGGAGCCAAATTTAAAACCTCTGCCCAGCATGCACTCACCTCTGTGAGCAGAGGGTCCAGCCTCAAGATCCTTTCCAAAGGGAAGCGGGGAGGACATTCTTCTGTTTCCACCGAGTCCGAGTCTTCAAGTTTTCACTCCAGCTAA